A part of Aegilops tauschii subsp. strangulata cultivar AL8/78 chromosome 2, Aet v6.0, whole genome shotgun sequence genomic DNA contains:
- the LOC109743791 gene encoding pectin acetylesterase 2 — MGSWPLLALVLGFLAGIARGSEPWSNGTQVYSTNANSGSGSNGAFVALTLIQSAAAKGAVCLDGSLPGYHLHRGSGSGSNNWLVNLEGGGWCNDVKSCVFRKGSRRGSSNHMERQLQFTGIMSNRPEENPDFYNWNRVKVRYCDGGSFTGDGADAASGLYFRGQRIWQAAIDDLMAQGMRSASQALLSGCSAGGASAILHCDEFRGMFPSNTRVKCLADAGMFLDSVDIAGRREMRDVFNGIVRLQASGRSLPRSCTSRMDKTSCFFPQNVLPNIQTPTFILNTAYDVWQLQESLAPRTADPRGLWQSCKQNYASCNSNQLQFLNGFRNEMLNAVKGFSGSGQNGVFINSCFAHCQSERQDTWYSSNSPRLGNKRIAEAVGDWFFERGNAKYTDCAYPCDGTCHHLVFKGRHL; from the exons ATGGGTTCTTGGCCCCTTCTTGCCCTGGTCCTCGGGTTCTTGGCGGGGATAGCGCGCGGCTCCGAGCCGTGGTCGAACGGCACGCAGGTCTACTCCACCAATGCCAACTCCGGCAGCGGCAGCAACGGCGCCTTCGTCGCCCTCACCCTCATCCAGTCCGCAGCCGCCAAGGGAGCCG TATGCTTGGATGGAAGCTTACCGGGTTACCACCTACACCGGGGATCTGGATCAGGGTCAAACAATTGGCTTGTCAATCTGGAG GGTGGAGGATGGTGCAATGATGTTAAAAGCTGCGTGTTCCGCAAGGGCAGTCGGCGTGGGTCATCAAACCACATGGAGAGGCAACTCCAGTTTACAGGCATAATGAGTAACAGACCTGAAGAAAATCCTG ATTTCTACAACTGGAACAGAGTGAAGGTTCGGTATTGTGATGGTGGATCCTTCACCGGTGATGGGGCTGACGCG GCTTCAGGCCTTTATTTCCGCGGTCAGCGTATTTGGCAGGCTGCTATCGATGACTTAATGGCCCAAGGAATGCGTTCTGCTAGTCAG GCCCTTCTTTCGGGATGCTCTGCTGGGGGTGCTTCTGCCATACTTCACTGTGATGAGTTCCGTGGAATGTTTCCATCAAATACCAGAGTCAAGTGCCTCGCTGATGCTGGAATGTTCCTTGACTC TGTTGATATTGCTGGTCGTCGAGAAATGAGAGACGTATTCAATGGCATTGTGAGATTGCAG GCTTCTGGAAGAAGCTTGCCTCGGTCTTGTACCTCTCGCATGGATAAAACCTCA TGCTTTTTTCCGCAGAACGTGTTGCCAAACATTCAAACTCCGACTTTTATCTTGAACACTGCTTATGATGTGTGGCAG CTTCAAGAAAGTCTGGCTCCCAGAACGGCTGATCCCCGGGGTCTATGGCAAAGTTGCAAGCAGAATTACGCCTCTTGCAATAGCAATCAACTTCAGTTTTTAAATG GCTTTAGGAATGAAATGCTTAACGCTGTGAAGGGTTTCTCCGGGTCAGGGCAGAATGGGGTATTCATCAACTCTTGTTTCGCGCATTGCCAGAGCGAGAGACAGGATACATGGTACTCGAGCAACTCCCCTCGTCTTGGCAACAAG AGAATCGCAGAAGCGGTCGGTGACTGGTTCTTCGAGAGGGGCAACGCCAAGTACACCGACTGCGCGTACCCTTGCGACGGCACGTGCCATCACCTTGTGTTCAAGGGGAGGCATCTCTAA